tgatttttaattgttcatcaaaaaaacatataacatacGAGTTTGAATCAAAATTGACCTGAATGTGGGtgattttgctatgaaatctttacaacaaatgttaaatctctaaataaatttagcaatttttgtcTCTTCCCCCTTTGTGTCAAGTTGAATCCTTTATAAGGGCTTTCTCATGGGTTTTCTTGTTTAATCACAAATGTCTTCTctattgaagaattttttttcatgctaCAAAGATTCTTTCCTCATTGAAAGACcgagaaaaaaaagagagatagtATTCTCTCTTTTTGCATAAGTTATATCAACAAGAGTATTTTGGGGAAATGGATCACtgttgtggtatttttgttAAGTGAATAGTTAtgtggtatatatgtatacatgctttaaaaaaaggctaaaaaattcaatatccccaAACGGATACCACCTATTGATTTGAGAACAAACAAAGATAAGACTCAAGAGAAGAataaaagagacaaaaacaaatcaaaaataCAGAAAGACCACCTAAGCAGTGCAAACTATACAATCTATACAAGGCACTAGAAGGCTAGCGAGGAGAAAAACAAGCAATTTTGCTAGGCTTGTTACATGAGAAACAATTTGGAACATCATCAAATGGAGCAAAAGCCCTAACATGCAGGATAAAGCAAAAGGAAACAAAAGTGTTCTTAGATTGCAACCAGGAAAATCTTTGCTTCCAATGAAAAACCCAAGTCACACACGATatgttttcaaaagaaaaggcaaaagaGAGGCCAGAGTTAGAGTTGTGAACTCAAGAGAGGCAGAAAGGGTTGGAATGAAGCTCTTCAACAATAATCAGAAAGAAGAGGAAATTATCCCACACAAAGAACAAAGCAAcacctaaagaaaaaaaaataaacaatcattgCAACAACTTAAAACATATCAAGGCAACTAACACTAGGGCCAATTTTACAGGCTATAACTAAGCAATTAAAACTAGTAACATGATAGAGGACATGTAGACAAGTAGAACTGTAACAGGAGGTAAAGACAAAGTTCTACTTATCCTAAACTGTAGAACTAGTGAAACCAAAATGGAAACAAAACATAGAGCCATCAAAACCAATAGTGTAACGAGGAGGTAGCAAACGATAGAACTGGAGCAAACTATCCAGAGAGATATCACAGGACAATAAAACTATACCAGAAGAATGTAATAAGACACAAACAGACAAAGAAAGCAAGAAAGACTCTAGCAACTTCTATAATGAAAGAACCTTATAAAAACCAAACATGTTAGAATGCAAAAGAGGGGAACTCATTGATTCCTTTGGTTGTGGACATGGATGATTTTGATGATGTATTAGGGGAGACCCCATCTCAAAGCAATATTTCTAACTTTACTATTAAAGctcatttttttaactcaacaCCTTTATCCTCATCATTCTCCTCACATTTGCTTTAACTCTCTTCTTAGGGAGACTACCTCTAAAGAAGACTCTATTGTTCCTTTCCTTCTAAATAGCATAAATGGTGGCTCAAGACTTAACTTTCCCATAATGCATTTGAGATTATTTCTTCTCCAAGCCTCTGCAATGACTTCAATGAAGCTCTCCTAAGCTTGATCAGTATAGGCCATATTCTTAATCTCTAGGATTCCCTTCCAAATGAAGACATTATACTCACATTTGAAGAAAAGGTGGCCTATATCCTTTTCTCCATTGTTGCATAGTAGAATATGAAATAAGGCCATATCTCAAGAGTTATCCTTCATACTCAGTCTCTTCCTAATAGCTAGCCAAAGAATGATGGCGTGATGAGGAATGAGCTTTTTGTTTGTGCTAGACCAAATGATATCAAttaatctctcttttcttttccctcAACTTGTTACAAGCGGACTTTAAAGAGAAGGTTCGTGAAGGGTTAGGAATCCACCAAATGACATCAATACCACCTTTTGGTTTTTCGGCCATTATAGCTTTAACCTCCCTCAAGTCTGGGGAGTTGACCACAACCATCTTCACTCATTACCTTCAATAATATCTTTTACTTTCGCTACTTTGCTCATGCCCGAGTTATTGATAATACCTTCTCCAAACCTCTCTTTCAGTGGCCCCATGGGATGCCACTTATCCATCCAAAGGGAAGTGTTTTCCACATTGCCATTAATATGCTAGATTTGATTTGGACTAAGTTCGAATACATTACGATATGAGATTgactcaaaaattaaaaagtcaattcaaGATTGATGagacttgaatttgattttaaaaaaattactttatattCAAACTAAgataatttgaacttaaatattCGAATCCACTTAAACttagtttattttatgaaaatgagcTCACTTTGTGACTCAAACTCAATATTGAATCCAACCCGACTTCGGATGGAGATTCATTTTGGAAAACTTTGAAGTtcgaatatatttttatatcactAATGAATTTAACCTAACATTTGGGAAATGAATTAGTAACATTCATTAATTTTCATCTACTCAAacgaaaatatttcaaataattaattattgaccatgttaatttttcaaattttgtagtGAATTACTAAGCTAATTGATGTCGAAATCTATTTCattatgatacgatacatataTTACacgatacgatacatattactaatatgaatcaatatatttttttgatgaaGTGACGATATGACAGGtgtgtatttgaaaatttttataatttcaatgaGTATTTATGACaattttcaagataataatatggtaattagaatttttattatttcattattattttctataaagaTGTATTATGCAATATAATGTGATACACAATACAcaatacacaatataaaaaattatatttttgataaataatataatacaaatctAGTGATGAAAATCACATCATTAGAGTTCTTGATGGAAATCCTTTCCTTAATAGTTTTCCATTCTGTTTCTTGGGTGATGATGTTGTCAAGTAGCAATGATCATCTTCTACTTTGCTGTCTTCTCTCCGTTCATTTCCAGCTAGATCTAAAACCTGTCgtattaattaatcaagattaaTTAAGGAGATTAATTAAGTTACCCAAACAAATGAAACATAACTTATTAATGTGATTTTATAGAATTAAGGTCAAAAgatatttcccacctaaggttagGGTtgtaaacaaaacataatatttttaagattaattaaaattttaatatttttgaaaagctAACCAACAGTGTTTTAaactgataatgaaatattaataatcCGATATATATGGTAAGTTATAATGGCAGTCATTTGGACTAGCATAGAAGAAAGACTGACCTTGCATTCAATGCTGCAGTAGAGTGAATTATGTTGCAATCCTCTGAGTCTGAATTAATTATTTGCTGACGATGTTTTAGGAACAGGACTTTGGTTTTAtttgtagaaaatatattttcataaaaatagtgACCGGTGTAAGTAATTAATAGCCATCCTGTAATTTAAATAGCTAAACAAATTTGGAATAGGGAAAGCCACAAGTCTTGAAACTGCGTATGTATTCATTTCGATTTTTGTGTAACGAAGTTGCTTTCTAATAATTAACACTGATTATCAACTAAAATTGAACACGAACGAACAACTCCAAGGAAGAACAAACCATATTGTAGAGATCAAGTTATAACAAAGTAGGACAATGGCCGGAGCCTTCTGAAAGCTCCCAAGAATGGATATAAAATAGGCTCTAAGAAGTTGGAGGGTTGGGTTGTGGATTATTAATGGTGTGGGTTTCGCAGAGCTCCTTCAGTTGAATGTACATTGCATCAATGAAACATGTTATCTCTTGCAGTGGTGCCTCCATGGCTTCTTTCAGCTTCCCAAGGGTAATGCAGTATGCTTCCtgttcatttacaaaataaaaacaaaaatgttctcCTAATTATTTCAAGGTCTTACCAGATTCTAatacaaacatacatacatatatatattaaaagaaaatcataCCATAAAACGATCAAGTTCAGAAGAGGTTGGAAGGGATGGTTTGTCAGTAGAAGTAGGTTTGGCGTTTGCTGCATTTGTTGTGCCAAACTCCCCAAGTTCACCTAAACCCACCTGCATGCACAAAGGTATTTGTGTTATGAGAGAAAACtagattatatattaactaTCATAAACCTAAccttcaaattatgaaaatataaatgcaaGAATCCTTTCACATTTCTTTCCAAATTTGAAAATcgtaatacataaatttattgataaaatattgtaaCCCAGTAAATCTTTGGAAGACTAGCCCAATAACTCAGACCTAACATTCCATCGTTAGGATCTTTTGGTTTTTGGAAGGAGACAACATTGATCTTTTAAGAAGTGTCAGTTTCTCTCTATGGTCCAGGCAAACGCACTGTTTATTCTCTCATGGCCCCTAAATCAGAGGTGACCACACACATGCTAGATTTCTACAAATATcagactctttttttttcctgatatAAACCATTGATAAGCTTAGACATAACAAATTCGAAAAATAAGATCTGAAAAACGTACCTTGAAGCAGCTCAAGTGGGTTTGAATCAAAACTCCAAACAAATGGTGACTCGAGATACTCTTCTTCAAAATAAtgtcatcttcttcctcttctttttcttcaaaaaaactCAAGTCATGAACATTATTCTCACTACTTTCAGCATTATTCTCTACAGTAGTAGCGCTAGTTTCAGCTTCcatttctctcttctctcactTTCTCCTCTCAACCAGTGAACCACACATACCATTTAAGCCATCTTTCCTTTAATggtttttgtataaataaactTACAGATATAGACCTAGAGGAGTAGAAGTATAGCTTCTTTGGAAGCAAAGCaactcaataattattatatattctgCATGGATTTAAAGGAGAAATGAGGCAGGGATTATCAGAGAGGAATGGCTTTTTTCTGCTGCTTCTTTTTTGCCCGAAAACAACTTGTCATTGAGACTCCTTCCCTCGATTATTGGAGCATGCATTCAACATTTGTACAAGAAATCGTATATcttagaataaattttttatctaaaaaagaaAGCTAATAACAAACTTGAATCGACTGTTCATTGCCTCTTCTGAGATCTTTCGTGGCCTCTTCCGCGTAAAAGCTGGTGAGGATTTATCGGTTTTCAAAGCTTGAACTGCAGTACTAAGTCGTGGGTGTAATTTTAGATTTGACCTTACggcaaaatgacaaaaattaattaatgccCTCTTACTGTAAACCTGAAAAGTGTCTAATTGTTGTTGAGTAATAAACTCTCTAATTGTCGCCATGCGCTGTAAAAGTAGGGCTATCCTCCCTCTATGAACACACAAGCCAATTGGACCGGATTGAATAGAGATCAGACTTGAAGTCTAAAATTCAGGCCCGACCTAAAACAATCCGGTTCAATACTGTAGGTTGTCAGGTTTAGTGCATAGGTCCTTTGGGCAGAttataaactttaatattaattgcctttctcttatttgttttatttttctaattttttatttttttatataaaccaatccaaatcttttttatttttaattttatttataaatctctcaatctcaattattttattatatttttaatctcattttttctcattacctctcttttaaaaactatctgaatttgtaaataataattctttatatttataatttcatttttattttaattttatcattacaaaatattacaaatagattcaataccaagtaaattcaaaaattgtatggtatatatattttatttatgtttataattatataataaatagattaatttatttgtactatattataaacttataatatttttattcatataaccATAGTATTCCTCCCcacaaatgagagattataaattaaatattttgggtACTGTCctcagttttaaaaattgaaaaataatttgtgtttaaaaattgtaactaaaattttaaaaaaattgtttaaatgagTTGGCCCGTGGCCATATAGATCAGCTTGATTAAGGCCCAACGCCACCCTATATATAGGGTCGGGCCATGGGCCTTCAAAAATTCATGGGCCAACCCAATCCGAAGGCTCATTACTATGTCGACCTAGGGCCTAACCCTACCTAGCCCATGAGCCCAATGGGTTGAGTTGGAGTCAGCTTGGCCCATTGACATGTCTAGCTATGAatatgtttgttattaatatatgtgttgttaatatttttttcaaattacagatgaacGCCTTAACTTTGTTACCCCTTGGACGGAAGAGAAGATCAGCCATCGTCTGTTAAAGTCTGTATGCTTAGAGGTTCGATCAATTACACCTATTCGGTATTAGGTTGTTGGTTTTAGTAGATATATGGGCATTCTGGAATTCAATGAAGTGTCTTGTACATGTgaaaagtttcaactttcacgTATTCCATGGAAGCATGTCGTTGCTGTTACAAGACAcatgaggctcacaaatgtcaatgcatgggttcatccattcttccgcatCGAGTTTGAccatgcatgggttcatccattcttccaaGAGGAACctatcaatcctcttggaaaccaATTAGAATGGTTGCatgcacaagaaaaaaaagtcaTCCTGCCCCCCGTTCTCGATAGTCATCGTCTGGGTTATCcttccaatagaaatcgacATCCTTTACAAGGGAAAAGTGTTATACTTAAGATTTATAGTCGTTGTAAGGAACCAGGGTATGTCTAAACCCAATGTAAAACCCTAGCACTAATCCCAAGATCCACCCCATAAGGTTCAtctaaaaaaggtaaaagatcaagatcttgacatgcttcaATTTagtttcattaattatataattcatgaCTATTATTCAAGTGCAACATCTACTGTGGATAGACTGGATGATACAGATGGAGGACACTCCTCTGTGACAGGATAGGTAACATAGTCCTTAACCCTAGGAAGGCCTGTGGTCTTGATCGCTAAACTCTAAACTACAGGGAGACATGAAGGCTgctttataactggaggctaaGTAGGCTCTTCAAGTGTTCTAGGAGTATCGACGAGTATATCTAAAAGTGGCGTGACTGGAAAAATCCCATCTCCTGTCGAGGGAGGCATCAAAGATGATGAGGAAGAATGCACATCTGACAAATTAGTGTACTCATAGATGTACACATACCATGGTAGAGCCTCCTCAATTGGTGAAGGACGAAGCGGGAAAGTGACATCATCCTATTCATAaagatatataactcaaaataattacaatattcaatgaatcaatTGACTGACTGattaacaattacatatttggtcaccagtgaaaatagtgTGCATATGACTCCAAGTATGGACGTCCCATATGCGCCACCTAAACATCCTTAGAGATGCATGGATATCAATTATATCAACCCAATCATACAAGGTGTCCAGCGTCTCATATATCTaatactgcaatataaccattaatgattaaaataaatcaattcatatttttgttaattaatatatataatcaataaatttaaacttacctaaaatgtaaaaagaaatctgtagaggtcatatttatgcatttcaaGCATCCGTCCAAAGTAGACTTTATCACTCACCTGCGACATCGACTCATACGTCATCTGCCACATGACAACACCTTAGGGATAAGAATTAAATCCATCTagatgatcaactaactgtaagcATTCGACAGATACTTTCTTTTGTCGATCATCCCCTAACAATACCATATGAAAATAGTATAGTAAAGCTATCTTAACAACATCAATATCATCATTCCCCCATGGCCTGACCAAAAAAACACGCTCTATGTTATGATATTACACATTCAGATAGCCCCAAAAGTATGTATCTTTGATCCTGTTAGGATGTGCAAGAAATATACGATGAAAGAGTAATGAGTTGGCTAAATGATAGCCCTGTCATCAAACTCAAATGGGTttaatctcacatcaaccctgttaaccctaaaccataactcatctctGACAGAGGGTTGATATAGTTGTCGTAGGAGAAATACATGAACCAacactttgaaaaatttggtATCAGGTAGACAAAGGAGATACCCAAAatatgtcctctcaaatagtcgaaACTGATATGGGGTCAGTGTCAACGTAATCCTGGACAATACAGTGCATTGTGCACGACATATAACCTTTGCCCGAAAGTGTCTAGACTCATCAAGAAATCATAGCTCGCCTTCGACATATTTCCTTTTATGAGAAGTATCttgcaaaaaattttgaaaattcttaagacaataataaaaaacagatatgtaaacaaataaaaaaaacatagaaagataaaaaatagaaaaacattcaaaacaaaaatgacaaaaatataaaaaacgaAACGAAGATTCAAATTCTATgcattgaaatatcctagaatgtcaataataaaaaaatcatttgaaaatctgaaaaataagaattgaaatatcctaaaatagtgaaaatcaaaaaaagggaattgaaatttgaattctatatgttgaaataccctcaaatgtcaacaatcaaaaaattattcaaaaatctaaaacataAGAGTCGATTATccttaaatgacaaaaataaaaaaaatgaaactgaaatttgaattctataagttaaaatatcctagaatgtcaacaatcaaaaaatcattcgaaaatctgaaaatacgagtcaatatatttgaaaataatgaaatttaaaaaaacagaactgaaatttaacttctatacgttgaaataccttagaatgtcaataataaaaaaattgttcgaaaatctaaaaatacgagtcgatctatcgtaaaatgataaaaatcgaaaaaataaaactgaaattcgaaatatatacattaaaataccctcgaatgttaataatcaaaaaatcatctgaaaatttgaaaaatatgagttgatttatcctaaaatggcataaaatcgaaaaaacgaaactaaaattcgaattatatatattgagatatcctagaatgtcaacaatcataaaatcatttgaaaatttgaaaatacaaattgatatatcttaaaatgatgaaattaaaaaaaacggaactgaaattcgaattctatatgttgaaatgccctagaatgtcaacaatcgaaaaatcgtttgaaaatctgaaaaatacgagtcaatatattctaaaatagtgaaaataaaaaaaacgaaactgaaattcgaactctatacattgaaatatcctagaatatTA
This sequence is a window from Mangifera indica cultivar Alphonso chromosome 5, CATAS_Mindica_2.1, whole genome shotgun sequence. Protein-coding genes within it:
- the LOC123215319 gene encoding protein KNATM-like gives rise to the protein MEAETSATTVENNAESSENNVHDLSFFEEKEEEEDDIILKKSISSHHLFGVLIQTHLSCFKVGLGELGEFGTTNAANAKPTSTDKPSLPTSSELDRFMEAYCITLGKLKEAMEAPLQEITCFIDAMYIQLKELCETHTINNPQPNPPTS